The proteins below come from a single Corynebacterium glyciniphilum AJ 3170 genomic window:
- a CDS encoding ABC transporter ATP-binding protein: MPPPKRAAPGTAPATDGEALRSHLFGIRWPLLFQASNTPPAHAVVPYDQTTTPTRFTWRIILGAKKFTLPAAVLLGISQVAGALLPVAAGTTVDRAIATQDTRELILWCFIVISAVLVSSLATRFGSRCGQYGMQAVQHRLRMTVTDRLLHPAGMKGRQLGGADLSIATGDVFRVAFTMQLGVYPVGELVAIVAGGVILLTIAWPLGSAVLVGAPLMLWVMTLAGRPMQRRSKEQQARVAAATGQASDLITGYRTIKGLRAEEISTDRYTRVSQDALEGALTVQNSRGLYFGSMNVVSGVFIAGLTVAATAMAIQGALSIGDLIAVIGVTQFMMNPLTNLPRSVGSIWASGVASAGRVLDLLKTPYADDRRDTGSALDEKVKRLSEKPLGLQSQGFRAAPGELLGIRAGGADARDLVDTLASGARGVTLISGARTVPAETLPVDTYRRYVLASPHNADIFDGTIADNIVPTAAPGGMSDRALYAASCTDIVDGLPAGVDTRVGESGTRLSGGQRQRIALARALAVDAPILVLHDPTTAVDAITEHTIASRLAAVREGRTTVVVSGSATLLAACDRVIDMEGAHG; this comes from the coding sequence ATGCCACCGCCTAAACGTGCCGCTCCGGGGACTGCGCCCGCCACTGACGGTGAAGCTCTCCGCAGCCATCTCTTCGGTATCCGGTGGCCACTGCTCTTCCAGGCCTCGAACACTCCACCGGCGCATGCTGTTGTCCCCTACGATCAGACCACCACGCCGACCCGCTTCACCTGGCGAATCATCCTCGGGGCGAAGAAATTCACCCTTCCGGCGGCTGTTCTCCTGGGAATCAGTCAGGTTGCCGGTGCGCTGCTTCCCGTCGCCGCAGGGACCACCGTGGACCGGGCCATAGCCACCCAGGACACGCGCGAACTGATCCTGTGGTGTTTCATCGTCATCAGTGCTGTGCTGGTGAGTTCCCTGGCTACCCGGTTCGGTTCACGCTGCGGCCAGTACGGTATGCAGGCGGTCCAGCACCGGCTGCGGATGACCGTCACCGACCGCCTGCTGCATCCCGCAGGAATGAAGGGCCGGCAGCTCGGTGGCGCGGACCTCTCCATCGCCACCGGGGACGTCTTCCGCGTGGCGTTCACGATGCAGCTCGGTGTGTACCCTGTCGGCGAGCTCGTCGCCATCGTCGCCGGTGGCGTCATCCTGCTCACCATCGCCTGGCCCCTGGGCTCGGCCGTCTTAGTGGGCGCTCCCCTGATGCTGTGGGTGATGACACTGGCAGGCCGTCCGATGCAGCGCCGCAGCAAGGAACAACAGGCCCGCGTTGCAGCGGCCACCGGACAGGCATCCGACCTGATCACCGGCTACCGCACCATCAAAGGGCTCCGGGCCGAAGAGATCTCCACCGACCGCTACACCCGCGTCAGTCAGGATGCACTGGAGGGGGCGCTGACCGTACAGAATTCGCGCGGCCTCTACTTCGGCTCCATGAACGTGGTTTCCGGCGTATTCATCGCTGGTCTCACCGTTGCAGCGACCGCCATGGCCATCCAGGGCGCGCTGAGCATCGGCGACCTCATCGCCGTCATTGGTGTCACACAGTTCATGATGAACCCGCTGACCAATCTGCCACGTTCCGTCGGGTCAATCTGGGCATCCGGCGTCGCCTCCGCCGGGCGCGTGCTTGACCTGCTCAAGACTCCCTACGCTGACGACCGGCGCGATACGGGGAGTGCTCTCGACGAGAAAGTGAAACGGTTGAGCGAAAAACCACTGGGCCTTCAGAGCCAAGGTTTCCGTGCCGCTCCGGGTGAGCTACTCGGTATCCGTGCGGGTGGTGCCGATGCACGCGATCTGGTGGACACCCTGGCCAGTGGGGCGCGCGGAGTGACCCTGATCTCCGGTGCGCGCACCGTCCCGGCGGAGACGCTCCCCGTCGACACCTACCGCAGGTATGTCCTTGCCTCGCCACACAACGCCGACATCTTCGACGGCACCATCGCCGACAACATCGTCCCGACGGCGGCACCCGGTGGCATGAGCGACCGTGCCCTGTACGCGGCATCTTGTACCGATATCGTGGACGGTCTGCCCGCTGGAGTGGACACCCGCGTCGGTGAATCCGGTACCCGCCTGTCCGGTGGTCAACGTCAGCGCATCGCCCTGGCCCGAGCTCTTGCGGTCGATGCACCGATCCTCGTCCTGCACGACCCGACGACCGCCGTCGACGCGATCACTGAACACACCATCGCCAGCCGACTCGCTGCCGTCCGGGAAGGCCGGACCACCGTGGTGGTCAGCGGGTCTGCCACTCTGCTCGCCGCCTGCGACAGGGTCATCGACATGGAGGGGGCCCATGGCTGA